The genomic interval GAAGTTCATGAGCTTGGCTGCGGCCTGGTCGTAGAGCTTCCGGTCTTCAGCCGGGACCGCCGCCTCGATACCGTGCAGGAGGCTGCGAAGCCGAGCCGGATAGGCGGAGCGCTGCTGGTCGGACCGCGTGTTGAAGTAAAGGGTCAGTATGTGACGGTCGGTGCTCTCGGTCAGACGTTTTACATCACTGGGTGATACCATGGGTAGCTCCTCGTTCTTCTCAGGTGTGCCAACAACTCAGACTATTAGACTCGGTCTGCTTGTCAAGCGTTCCGGATAAGTTCCTTGCTCCAGCGAGGTCGCCCACTAGAATGGGAGCGTGCCCTTGAAAACGGACGCCACGCAGTCGAACTCGGCGCTGCCGGCCGGACGGTTCAGAGTCGGCACCAGCGGCTTCTCGTTCGACGATTGGCTGGGCAGGGCCTACCCGGCCGGGTTGTCCAAGACGAAGATGCTCGAATACTACGAGAACGTGCTCGGGTTCGACACAGTCGAGCTGAATTTCACTTACTACGCGATGCCGGCGCCGAAGACTCTCGCATCCATGGTGAGCCGGACCGGTAGCGGCTTCTGCTTCGTGGTCCGTTCGCACAAGGACATGACCCACGACATCTGGCAGGACGAGGACCGGCGAATCCTCAAGGATACAAGCGAGGTATTCAAGTCGTTCCGTGAGGGCATCAGCCCTTTGGTCGACTCGGGCCGGCTCGGGTGCGTGCTGGTCCAGTTCCCGGTCTTCTTCTATCCAGCGCCGCAGAACTTCGACTACATGCGCAGGATGCCGGAGTTGATGCCGGACGTCTCCATCGTGGTCGAGTTCCGCAACCGGGCCTGGCTGAGGCCCGACGCATTCCGGGCGCTGGAGCAGAGCAAGATGGGCTTCTGCGTCGTGGACGAGCCGAAGATACCGCGACTGATGCCGTTCGAGCCGCGACGCACATCGGATATCGCCTATTTCCGCTTCCATGGCCGGAACCAGAACTGGTTCAATGCTTCACGCGAGGAACGGTACAATTACCTGTATTCGGGCGTGGAGCTGGGCGAGTTCATGCAGCCCCTGCGTGACGTGAGCGCGGGGGCGAAGATGACCTACACTTTCTTCAACAACTGCCACGCCGGAGCCGCGGCGCGGAACGCCCTGATGATGAAGCAGATGCTGGGGCTGATAGACAATCTCACGCCCATCCAGACCCGCATCGTAGCGGGTCTACCGCAATCCTGAGGCCGAGACAGACGGGGAATTCTCAAGTCTCAATTGCCAATGCCCAATCAAGCCCCAAGCCCCAATGTGCGGAAGTTCGGGCTTTGTGATTGAATGGTCATTGACGCTTGGTCATTCGGATCTTGTCGGTAGCACTGTCTGCTTGACTTTCGATAGCGGTAGAATATCCTCAGCAAGATGAAAGTAGCTCTCGCCGGATTCAACCTCGAGTACGAGCTGATGCAGACGCTCGCCAGGAACCACCGCGTAGTCCTTACCCCGGAGCTGATTTCCGCCGCCTATGCGCGGATCAGCCGCAGTTCCAAGCCGGTCGAGGAGCTGCGGCAGGATGCGCGCCGGGAGATAGAGAAGGCGCGCAAGTCCAACGTCACCATCGTCTTCGAGATGGGGCATCATTCGATTGCCGAGCATGCGGTCTTCAACTTCGATGTCACCGGCGTGTCGCGGCTCGCGGTTGAGGCGCTTGAGCGCCACCGACTGAACTCGTATACCGAGAAATCGCAGCGCTACGTCACGCTGAGCGACGACTTCGTGGTACCGGAGGAGCTGAAGGACACCGAGGTGCTGGACGAGTTTGTGACGACCGTGAGACTCCAGAATCACTACTACCACGAGCTCTACTACAAGCTGGTGCCGCACTTCACGGCCAAGCATCCGGAGTGGAGGGACGAACCGCTCCGGGCGGAGAACGCGGCCAAAGAAGACGCCCGCTATATCACCGGGCTTGCCATCCAGACCCAGCTTGGGATGACCGCCAACGCGCGGAACCTGGAGTTGATGCTGAAGAGCCTGAGCGCGAGCGAGCTGGCCGAGGTGCGGGCCCTGTCGGCGCGGCTCTACGAGCAGACGGTCGCGGTCGCCCCGTCGCTGATTGTATTCCCGGAGCCGACCGACTACGAGAAGAACACTTACGCGCGGGTCCGCGAGTACTCCCAGACTTTCATGACTCCGGCGTTTAACCGCCGGCCCCGCAACTTCATCGCGCTGGCCGCGTCCGACGTCGCGCTGGTGGACTATACCCAGAACGCCGACAACAAGCTGCTGGCCGCAATCCTGCACTCGGTTTCACGCGCGTCTCACGCCGAGTGCATGAACCGGGTCGAGCGGCAGACGCTCGCCCGCAAGAAGGAGATATTCAAGCTGGCGTGCCAGGACATGCAGGCGTACGACGCGGTCCTGCGCGAGTTCGAGCACCTCAGCCTGACGTTCGAGCTGGTGATATCGGCATCGGGCTTCGCGCAACTGAAGCGGCACCGGCTGATGACGATAACCGCTCAGCCGTACGACCCGAAGAACGGCTGGACCATCCCGACCTCGATTGCCGAAATCAAGGAGCACAAGTCGTTCAAGGAGATGCTGGCGAGAACTGAGGAAGTCTTCGACCGGGTTGCCGCGTTCAACCCGGCCGTCGCGCAGTACGTGCTCACCAACTCCCACCAGCGGCGGGTGCTAGTAACGGTCGACGCCCGCGAGCTGTACCACATCTCGCGGCTGCGCGAGGACCCGGAGGCGCAGTGGGACATCCGCGACATCGCGGGCCGGATGATGGAGCAGGCCCGGCACGTGATGCCGTTGACGCTCGCCCTGGCCTGCGGCAAGGACAACTATCCCCGGGTCTACGAAGAGCTGTTCGGCAGGCCGCCGGCAGTCACCGAACTGAAGCTGCCCGAGGCGCGGCCGCTGCCGGTCCAGACTGAGAAAGCACCGCGCAAGAGGCCCAAGAACCGGGACAGGAATTCACCACCAAGACACAAAGACACAAAGATGGGTCCCGACGTGAACGTTCCGGATTCGACTGGCGCTGTTGGCGGTTCTGTTCCGGCTTCGGGGAAGAAGTTACGGCCGAAGAAGAGCGAAAAGGAGTAGCCGATGCAGGTAGCCAGCCTCGACGAATTGAAGAAAGCGGTGAAGGCACTGGAGCCCGAGATTGTCGTCACCGACGAAGCTCTTGTGAAGAAAGTGCTATTCTGGAACACCCTGCGCGCCATCGCCAACGTTGTCGTCATCGTCATTCTCGCTGTCGGCATTGCGGCCTGGGCCAACCCGCTACGGATTCCCGAGTTGGAGCAGACCTGGGCATTGCTGGCGCGGCGTATCATACTCGGCGTGGGCGTGCTGATGCTCTTCGCCGAATACGTCATACCGGTCGTCCGCCTGTACAAGCCGGCCGGCAAGGATTCACTCGGACTCAAGCTGGTTCCGCGTAAGAGCAGCAAGTAGCCGCAGGCCTCAAGCGACAAGCTACAGGCTGGCGACACAAGCGCAAGCCCGAGTTCGGGTCGAGTCTCCTAACTTCTGACCCTGTGGCGGAACGCATCGAGTTGGAAATTGTCCCGGCACGAAGTCCAGAATCCCAGGAAATGTCCAAGGCTCGCGGCGCCTGAGCCAGGCTTCGACTCGATCTTGTGCTTGAGCGGGCTCTACTGCGGGTGGCCGGCGAAGAGAGGGTAGAGGCGCTCGCGGGTGGACTGGTCGACCGCGCTGAAGTGGGAGAACTGCATGGAGTTCGAGGCGCGGCCCTGGCTGAGCGAACGGAGCGCGGTTGCGGACACGATGTCGCCGATGGTCGTTGGGCTAGGCGTACTCATACAGCGGCACTTCACGCGCCGGGCGGTCGGCGCTGAGCAGAAGCCGCTCAATGTGACGCACCGTCTCCGGGCTGAGGAGCACGTCTCCGCACACCGAGCACACTTCCGCCGGTACGTGGTCAATCACAACGACCTGGCCGTGATAGCGCACCGTGTGAGTGATCTCGCGTGTCTGACATTCGCCGCTGCAATCCCTGATGCTACACTTCATGGTTTCCTCCTGACTGCGGGCTCCGGCCACTTTGGCGGCCGGGGTTCGTACACGGTGATGATGACAAGCATCTCCAGCGACGTCGTGCAGACGACGTGCAGGTGACGGCCGCTGGCGGTGACCCCATGCAGCAGACAGCACGGCCCGCGTCGGTGCTCGGGGTAGTACTCGATGACGTCGCCGGAACCCGCCGCCTGCAGCAGTTCGTCCATCGTGACCTCTTCTTCAACCATTTCCTGATTCGCGTGGACGGTGATTCGTACCTGCTCGGCACGTGCTTGCGCCCGGATTCGTGCCAGAACGGCATCGCCGGCAGGCATGTTTGGCATCAGAGCATGTTACCTCGGTCGGGTCAGGAGTCAATGCTCCGCGAGTGGCGGGTTGCGAGTCAGGTAGGCAGCCACCGAACATCTGCGGTCGGCGGCGGTGCTTGAGCTTGGGCTTGCGCCCTGTCTAATACTGCGGGTGGCCGGCGAAGAGAGGGTAGAGGCGTTCGCGGGTGGACTGGTCGACCGCGCTGAAGTGCGAGAACTGCATGGAGTTCGAGGCGCGGCCCTGGCTGAGCGAGCGGAGCGTGGTCGCGTAACCGAAGGTCTTGACCAACGGCAGTTCGGCCTTGATTATCTGGTGGCCCTTGACCGCTTCGAGGTGCAGGACTTTGCCGTCGCGGGATGTGATGTCACCGAGCACGTTGCCGAGGTACTGGTCCGGCGTCACGACTTCGAGCTCCATTATCGGTTCGAGGAAGGTCGGTTCGGCGGCCATGAACGCCTCGCGGAACGCGGTGTTCGCCGCGACCTTGAAATCCACATCCGCGGAATCCTGCTCGTGCCACTGGCCGTCGACGACGTGCACTTTTACGTTCACCACGGCGTAGCCGGCCAGCACGCCCGACTCCAGGCTGTCGTGAATCGCCTGGGTGACGGCAGCGGCAAACTCGCGGGGCAGGGTGCCGGGTTTGAGCTCATCCACAACGGCGTTGCCTTCCGGTGACGGTTCGAGCATGACCTTGACGACGGCGTAGTGGCCCTTGCCGCCGGCCTGACGGATGAAGCGGCCTTCGGCGGTCGCACGCGCCGTGACCGTCTCGCGGTAGGAGACCTGCGGCTTGCCGGAGTGGACCGCGACCCGGTAGTCTCGCGCCAGGCGGTCGATGAGTATCTCCAGATGCAACTCGCCCATGCCGGATAGAATGAGTTGGCCGGTTTCCTCGTCGGTGCGGACCTTGAAGGTCGGGTCCTCGAGCGCCAGCGTCGCGAGCGAGTCGTGGAGCTTGTCCTCGTCGGCCTTGGTCTTGGGCTCGATGGCGAGGAACACGACCGGCTCCGGGTACTTGATGGCCTCGAAAGCAATCGGGTGGGACAGGTCAGTCAGGGTCTGGCCGGTGCGCGGTTCCTTGAGTCCGATGACGACACCGATTTCTCCCGCCGACAGAGCCTCGACCTCCTGCTGCCGGTTGGCGTGCATGATGGCGAGTTTCTGGATGCGCACGCGCTTCATCTCCGGTACGCACATTACCACCTCGCCCTGCGCCACGCTGCCCGAGTAGACGCGCAGGTAGGCGAGCATGCCGCGCTGCTGGTCGGCGGTGAGCTTGAATATCAGGGCGGAGAACGGCGCCTTGCGGTCGGACGGCCGCGATTCCACCTTGCCGTTCTTCGGGTTGACGCCGTGCGCGGGCGGCACGTCGAGCGGCGACGGCAGGTAGTGGACGATGCCGTCGAGCAGCTTCTGGATGCCCTTGTTCTTGAAAGCGCTGCCGCAGAAGACCGGTACGATGCGCAGCGAGACGCAGCCTTTGCGCAGGGCGTGGTGCAGGTCCTCTTCGCCGATGGGCGTGCCGGTCATGTACTTCTCCAGCAGTTGCTCGTCGAACGTGGTCAGCGTGTCTATCATCCGGTGCCGGTAGTCTTCGACCTCCGGTTTGCGTTCCTCCGGGATCGGCACTTCTTCAAAAGTCGCGCCCAGGTCGTCGGTGTGCCAGACAAAGGCCTTTTCCGCCACCAGGTCAATCAGTCCCTTGTACTCGTCCTCGGCGCCGATGGGCAGTTGGACCGCGACCGGCGTCTGCGCGAACTTCTCGGCCATCGTCTTGAGCACGCGGTAGAAGTCGGAGCCGGTGCGGTCGAGCTTGTTGATGAAGGCGATGCGCGGAACCTGGTAGCGGTCGGCCTGGCGCCAGACGGTCTCGGTCTGGGGCTCGACGCCGCCCACACCGCACAGGACGATGACCGCGCCGTCGAGGACCTTGAGCGAGCGTTCGACCTCGACCGTGAAGTCCACGTGGCCGGGCGTGTCGATGATGTTGATGCGATGGTCCAGCCAGTGGACGGTCGTGGCCGCGGCGGTGATGGTGATGCCGCGCTCGCGCTCCTGGGCCATCCAGTCCATCTGGGTATTGCCGTCGTCGATGTCGCCCATACGGTGGATGCGGCCCGAATAGTAGAGGACGCGCTCGGTCGTCGTTGTCTTGCCGGCGTCTATGTGCGCGGCAATGCCGATATTCCGAATTCGCGTCAGGTCGGCGCTTTCCATGAATGAGTATGGTATTGGCTGGATCGGGTATAGTCAAGCGGGGAGGGGCGGGGAGAGGCGGAACGTGGCCCAGTGATCTGGTGGTCAAGTGGTCCAGCGGCCCGGTGTTCGGTCATTCGACAATTCCTGTGGTTGTTGCGGCGCGCGCTGCATCTGGTATGATATCGCGTGCAGTCTCAGCTCAGTCAAGACGGCGCCGACTTCCGCGCGGACGTGAAGCGGATATGGGACGAGTTCCGGCGCAGCGAGGGCTCGGCCGGCGACCGCTCCGCGTTCGGCAACTCCGAGGGCGGCAGCGTCGAGCAGCAGCGCGACCGGAGGCTTCAGCTCCATCACTGCGCCAACTATGCGGCGGTGCTGGCGGTGCTAAAGAGCTTGGGACACGATCCGAAAACCGAGGAGGATTTCGGTCATGTCCCTTCGCTTCGGCTGCTCGAACTTGGCTGCGGCAGCGGCGTGCTCACGAGCGCCCTCGCCCGCGTGATGCCGGAGGGCTGGACCATCGAGGCGACCGACTACTCCGAGCACCTGCTCGCCGGCGCAAGGCAGCGCTTCGAGTGCGACGGCCTGAGCTTCAGCCTTCTCGACGCGCGCACTCTGCGGCCGGAGCGGCTCGAAGGAATAGACG from bacterium carries:
- the fusA gene encoding elongation factor G, with protein sequence MESADLTRIRNIGIAAHIDAGKTTTTERVLYYSGRIHRMGDIDDGNTQMDWMAQERERGITITAAATTVHWLDHRINIIDTPGHVDFTVEVERSLKVLDGAVIVLCGVGGVEPQTETVWRQADRYQVPRIAFINKLDRTGSDFYRVLKTMAEKFAQTPVAVQLPIGAEDEYKGLIDLVAEKAFVWHTDDLGATFEEVPIPEERKPEVEDYRHRMIDTLTTFDEQLLEKYMTGTPIGEEDLHHALRKGCVSLRIVPVFCGSAFKNKGIQKLLDGIVHYLPSPLDVPPAHGVNPKNGKVESRPSDRKAPFSALIFKLTADQQRGMLAYLRVYSGSVAQGEVVMCVPEMKRVRIQKLAIMHANRQQEVEALSAGEIGVVIGLKEPRTGQTLTDLSHPIAFEAIKYPEPVVFLAIEPKTKADEDKLHDSLATLALEDPTFKVRTDEETGQLILSGMGELHLEILIDRLARDYRVAVHSGKPQVSYRETVTARATAEGRFIRQAGGKGHYAVVKVMLEPSPEGNAVVDELKPGTLPREFAAAVTQAIHDSLESGVLAGYAVVNVKVHVVDGQWHEQDSADVDFKVAANTAFREAFMAAEPTFLEPIMELEVVTPDQYLGNVLGDITSRDGKVLHLEAVKGHQIIKAELPLVKTFGYATTLRSLSQGRASNSMQFSHFSAVDQSTRERLYPLFAGHPQY
- a CDS encoding DUF72 domain-containing protein translates to MKTDATQSNSALPAGRFRVGTSGFSFDDWLGRAYPAGLSKTKMLEYYENVLGFDTVELNFTYYAMPAPKTLASMVSRTGSGFCFVVRSHKDMTHDIWQDEDRRILKDTSEVFKSFREGISPLVDSGRLGCVLVQFPVFFYPAPQNFDYMRRMPELMPDVSIVVEFRNRAWLRPDAFRALEQSKMGFCVVDEPKIPRLMPFEPRRTSDIAYFRFHGRNQNWFNASREERYNYLYSGVELGEFMQPLRDVSAGAKMTYTFFNNCHAGAAARNALMMKQMLGLIDNLTPIQTRIVAGLPQS
- a CDS encoding FAD-dependent thymidylate synthase translates to MKVALAGFNLEYELMQTLARNHRVVLTPELISAAYARISRSSKPVEELRQDARREIEKARKSNVTIVFEMGHHSIAEHAVFNFDVTGVSRLAVEALERHRLNSYTEKSQRYVTLSDDFVVPEELKDTEVLDEFVTTVRLQNHYYHELYYKLVPHFTAKHPEWRDEPLRAENAAKEDARYITGLAIQTQLGMTANARNLELMLKSLSASELAEVRALSARLYEQTVAVAPSLIVFPEPTDYEKNTYARVREYSQTFMTPAFNRRPRNFIALAASDVALVDYTQNADNKLLAAILHSVSRASHAECMNRVERQTLARKKEIFKLACQDMQAYDAVLREFEHLSLTFELVISASGFAQLKRHRLMTITAQPYDPKNGWTIPTSIAEIKEHKSFKEMLARTEEVFDRVAAFNPAVAQYVLTNSHQRRVLVTVDARELYHISRLREDPEAQWDIRDIAGRMMEQARHVMPLTLALACGKDNYPRVYEELFGRPPAVTELKLPEARPLPVQTEKAPRKRPKNRDRNSPPRHKDTKMGPDVNVPDSTGAVGGSVPASGKKLRPKKSEKE
- a CDS encoding DUF4258 domain-containing protein, coding for MPNMPAGDAVLARIRAQARAEQVRITVHANQEMVEEEVTMDELLQAAGSGDVIEYYPEHRRGPCCLLHGVTASGRHLHVVCTTSLEMLVIITVYEPRPPKWPEPAVRRKP
- a CDS encoding type II toxin-antitoxin system MqsA family antitoxin; translation: MKCSIRDCSGECQTREITHTVRYHGQVVVIDHVPAEVCSVCGDVLLSPETVRHIERLLLSADRPAREVPLYEYA